One part of the Kwoniella dendrophila CBS 6074 chromosome 5, complete sequence genome encodes these proteins:
- a CDS encoding alternative oxidase, mitochondrial, whose protein sequence is MSTLIPRSSFTLARISIISRPLICQACFHPHQLPIASGSRSISISARSRIQVDEPKKASLALRPEIRQQEKQSGNGKIVGSETKGAEGPHYQDQNHATTDILSNESSTGPWTMMNPIYTEQELDTIKIVTRTPETVADKAAHGTVKILRRAFDFLTGYKATPIPDEVLKQDPLPIQELRSKGLLLSHHKWLFRFILLESIAGVPGMVGGTLRHLRSIRLLRRDGGWIHTLLEEAENERMHLLTFMTIAQPSIFTRALVLGAQGIFYNAFFLTYLFSPKTAHRFVGALEEEAVRTYTHCIEDMENGLIPEWEEVPAPRIAIDYWRLPLNSKLIDVIRVVRADEATHRFVNHSLANLDQKKDFNPFALVEADAKTRGEKWGFTRKESSDFAQEQQLKLMKASQCQHEQGQLRIKQH, encoded by the exons ATGTCAACTCTAATACCTCGATCATCATTTACGTTAGCGAGAATCTCGATCATCTCGAGACCTTTAATATGTCAAGCTTGTTTCCATCCACACCAATTACCTATTGCATCAGGTAGTCGATCAATATCGATTTCAGCTAGATCTCGAATCCAAGttgatgaacctaaaaaAGCGAGTTTAGCACTTCGACCTGAAATTAGGCAACAGGAAAAACAATCTGGAAATGGTAAGATTGTAGGTTCAGAGACCAAAGGTGCCGAAGGCCCTCATTATCAAG atcaaaatcatgcTACGACCGATATACTTTCAAACGAGTCTTCAACCGGTCCATGGACAATGATGAATCCGATATACACTGAGCAA GAACTCGATACGATCAAAATAGTTACGCGTACGCCCGAAACAGTAGCAGATAAAGCTGCACACGGAACAGTCAAAATTCTCAGAAGAGCATTCGATTTCTTGACAGGATACAAGGCAACACCAATCCCCGATGAAGTCTTAAAACAAGATCCTTTACCGATTCAAGAACTAAGATCAAAAGGCCTATTGTTAAGCCACCATAAATGGTtattcagatttatcttACTTGAATCTATAGCTGGTGTTCCAGGTATGGTAGGTGGTACTCTTAGACATTTAAGAAGTATTAGATTATTGAGAAGAGATGGTGGTTGGATTCATactttacttgaagaagctgaaaatgaaagaatgcATCTTTT AACATTCATGACCATAGCTCAACCATCAATTTTTACAAGAGCATTAGTTTTAGGAGCTCAAGGTATATTTTATAATGCGTTTTTCTTGACATATctattttcacctaaaactgCTCATCGATTTGTCGGTgcattagaagaagaagctgttcGAACATATACACATTGtattgaagatatggaaAATGGTTTAATACCTGAATGGGAAGAAGTTCCCGCACCAAGAATCGCTATAGATTATTGGAGATTAccattaaattcaaaattaattGATGTTATTAGAGTAGTTAGAGCAGATGAAGCTACACACAGATTTGTTAATCATTCTTTAGCAAatttagatcaaaagaaagatttcAATCCTTTTGCTttagttgaagctgatgctaAAACCAGAGGTGAAAAATGGGGTTTTACAAGAAAAGAATCATCTGATTTCGCTCAAGAACAACagttaaaattgatgaaagctAGTCAATGTCAACATGAACAAGGTCAATTAAGAATAAAACAACATTAG